The genomic DNA ATTCCATCTTGATCAAATTTAATGCCCGGTCTAGTGTCTGGTATAGTACATTTTTTGCAGTATTTCATAACAAATCCTTATGTGTTTAAATTATATTTGAGAAATATTATTATACCCAATATATTAATTTTTGCGTATAAAATATAAAAAATAATTTGCTTTTAAATTGAGTTTGATATAATTATTATCGGTAATTTATGCCTTTTTATTTGGAGTATTAATGAATAATATAAATAATATAAAAATAAATCAATTTTCTACTATTAAAGAAGCCTTAGTTATTATTGATGCTGGATCTATGCAGATAGCTTTAGTAACCGATAAACTTGGTAAGCTTATAGGAACTATCACCGATGGCGATATAAGGCGCGGTTTGTTAAATGGACTAGATCTAAATAGCTCTATAGAAAATATAATAAATAGGCATCCAACAGTAGCAAAAAGTAGTGACACAAAAGAGACTATTATAAGACTTGCTATAGATAGAAAACTAAAACAAATACCTATATTAGATAATAATGATATTGTTATTGGTATACAAGAAATTGATGAGCTAATACAACCAAAAACCAAACCAAACAAAGTCATTTTAATGGTTGGTGGGCTTGGAACTCGCCTTAGGCCACTCACTGATGATATGCCAAAACCTATGCTAAATGTGGGCAATAAACCAATACTTCAAACCATAGTTGAGAAATTTGCAGAGTATGGATATACAAATATTATAATGTGCGTGAATTATAAGTCAAATTTGATTATGGATTATTTTGGAAATGGAGAGAAATTTGGTGTAAATATAGAGTATGTTTTAGAGGGTAGTCGCATGGGAACAGCTGGAGCACTTAGTTTACTCAAAGACAAGCCAAATGAAGAGTTTTTTGTGATGAATGGCGACTTGCTTACAAATGTAAATTTCGAGCATCTTCATGAATATCATAAATCAAACAAATCAGCCGCCACTATGTGTATCAGAGAGTATAGCATGCAAGTCCCTTATGGTGTGGTAAATCTCAAAGATGACAAAATCTGCTCAATCACAGAAAAGCCAGTTCATAAGTTTTTTGTAAGCGCTGGGATATATATGCTTTCACCTAAAGTGCTTGATTTTATACCTAAAGACGAGTTTTATGATATGCCAAGCTTATTTAATGTATTATTACTAAAAAATTTAGCTATACACCCATTCCCTATCAGAGAATACTGGCTAGATATCGGACGCATGGAGGAGTATAAAAAGGCAAATGAAGAATATGATGAGATATTTTGATGTACAAAAATAAAACATTTTTAGCTATTATACCCGCCCGCGGCGGGAGTAAAAGATTGCCTA from Campylobacter iguaniorum includes the following:
- a CDS encoding nucleotidyltransferase family protein encodes the protein MNNINNIKINQFSTIKEALVIIDAGSMQIALVTDKLGKLIGTITDGDIRRGLLNGLDLNSSIENIINRHPTVAKSSDTKETIIRLAIDRKLKQIPILDNNDIVIGIQEIDELIQPKTKPNKVILMVGGLGTRLRPLTDDMPKPMLNVGNKPILQTIVEKFAEYGYTNIIMCVNYKSNLIMDYFGNGEKFGVNIEYVLEGSRMGTAGALSLLKDKPNEEFFVMNGDLLTNVNFEHLHEYHKSNKSAATMCIREYSMQVPYGVVNLKDDKICSITEKPVHKFFVSAGIYMLSPKVLDFIPKDEFYDMPSLFNVLLLKNLAIHPFPIREYWLDIGRMEEYKKANEEYDEIF